Part of the Anaerobacillus alkaliphilus genome, ACTATAAGAAAATATGTGAAAAACTTTGCTAAGTATCCCTTTTGATTTAGGATAGCTAAGATTGAAAAGCACTGTTATAGCCGGAAAGATAAAATATTCAAAGGCAAAACTAGACCTACTTGCTTTCTTGAATAAGATCCGATAAGGATAACGCAGATAACCTTTTTCGACAACTAGCAAACCAAAAAACCAAGTAATCACCTGTTGAAAAAGGAAGGACACATGTGCCTCTCTCACTTTACTGCGAGGGACAAACTTTAGTAGGAGTATAGATAAAACGATACTAGAAGAAGTTACAATCGTTTTTTCCCTTATTCTTTTAGCCATTAGTATGACCTCCTCGTAGTGGTTTACCAGACCTTGGCAAACCAAGTATAGATACCCTTAAAATAGGATTTAGTCATATTATGGCACTTCTGAACAAAAATTATTTGCACTCGCAAATAATAATTTTCAAAGGGAAGTTTCTAAGATCTCGTTAGATGACCTTACTACAAACTCATAAAATTGGCTCCCTATTAATTCCGTACTTAA contains:
- a CDS encoding CBO0543 family protein; the encoded protein is MAKRIREKTIVTSSSIVLSILLLKFVPRSKVREAHVSFLFQQVITWFFGLLVVEKGYLRYPYRILFKKASRSSFAFEYFIFPAITVLFNLSYPKSKGILSKVFHIFSYSGVITGLEIIAVKYTKLITYVKWKWYWSFLSLSFSFILSRLYFRWFFKD